In the Nerophis ophidion isolate RoL-2023_Sa linkage group LG01, RoL_Noph_v1.0, whole genome shotgun sequence genome, one interval contains:
- the LOC133564115 gene encoding SH2 domain-containing protein 3C-like encodes MMRLNEGKESCPLSSTSFPHVLPLLYLLERGVALGEGAEPWETAEDGVDVVMLHLEAARTVAQLGDVYRSNAESKLQGQKTHKHTNMYFLKYVSQNP; translated from the exons ATGATGAGGCTGAATGAAGGCAAAG AAAGCTGTCCTCTGTCCAGCACCAGCTTCCCGCACGTCCTGCCCCTCCTTTACCTGCTGGAGAGAGGCGTGGCGCTGGGTGAGGGGGCGGAGCCTTGGGAGACGGCGGAGGACGGCGTGGATGTGGTCATGTTGCATCTCGAGGCGGCCAGGACCGTGGCACAACTAGGCGACGTCTACAGGTCCAACGCTGAGAGCAAACTGCAAGGTcaaaagacacacaaacacacaaatatgtattttcttAAATACGTGTCTCAAAACCCATGA